CTGTAGAGCCTGTAGACCGTCACCGCAAAAGCAAGCAGCAGGATGAAGAAAATCAGGAAAAACGGCCGGCTGATTTCCGACAGGCGGCTTTCCGTCACGCTTTCATCCTTGGCGGTGACCTTGAAGGTCGGTCGCCGTGGGTCCCACATCACCGAGAGGATAGCCGGCAGCAGATGTATCGATTGCACATATTCGTAAAGCTCCGAAATCCATGGCCAGCGGAAGGAACCATAGAGGTAGTTTTGAACCATCAGGTTCACGAGCATGTAGGACAGGGTATAGGCCATGAACTCACCACCCGAGCCCATGAAAATCTGTAGATCGAAAAACAGGTAGAACAGCGGTGCCATCAGGAAGATTGCCCGGGGAAAGGGAAACAGCCAGAACATTGTCGATGACATGTAGCAAAGCCGCTGCGGCAGGGTCAGGCCGCGCTTGAGTGGTGGAAAACGGAACAGCATGATCTGCATCATGCCCTGCGCCCAGCGGCTGCGCTGGCCGATAAAACTGGCAAAGGTGGCCGGTTGCAGGCCAGCGATTAGCGGCATATCGACAAAAATGCTGTTCCAGCCGCGCGAATGCAGTTCAAGCGCGGTTTCGCAATCCTCGGTGATGGAAAGGCCGCTGAAGCCTTTGGTTTCAAGCAGGGCTTCGCGGCGCAGAACGGCAGCCGATCCGCAGAAAAAGGCCGCGTTCCATTTGTCGAGGCCGCGCTGGATAATGCCGTAGAACATTTCGTTCTCGCTCGGCATCTTGTTGAATGTATTGAGGTTCCGCTCAACCGGATCAGGGTTGATGAAGAAATGCGGTGTCTGGACTAGGAAAAGACGCGGGTCTTCCCCGAAATAGCCGACGGTTTCCTTGAGAAAGCTGCGGGCCGGAGCGTGATCTGCGTCGAAGACGGCGACCAGCTCTCCGCTGGAGTGATCGAGACCGTTGTTGAGATTGCCAGCCTTTGCATGTTCGTTGCGTTCTCGGGTCAGATAGCGCACGCCAAGCTGGCTACAGAGCGCCTGGAGCGCCTGGTGACGTTGTTCGGCGAATTTTGCTGCCAGCAGGTCGGTGGATTGACGCTTCTGCTCCGTTGAACCGTCGTCCAGCAGCCAAACAGTGAATCTGTCCGTGGGATAATCGAGATTGCGGGCCGCAGCCAGCGTATTGGCCAGCAAGGCTTCGTCTTCGTTATAGCTTGGCACGAAGATGTCGACGATCGGCAGTTCTTCAGCGGCAAGCGTGCGAAAAGGCTTGCGCGGCGGCAGTGGCATGGACACCACGAACAGGCTGAGAAAAAGCATCAGAACGCTGTACATCTCGGCCAGATAGACAAGCAGGCCGGGGATGAAATTTTCAAGCTGGTTGACCGGCGGCAAGGTACTGCTGGTGCGCCAATAGACATAACGCAGCACAATGGCCGTCGAGAGCGACAGAAAAACAATGCGGCCGCGGCCTTCGATCCGCATCATTCTCATCACCGAAACGATGATAAGAATGATGAATGTTGTCACCAGCTGTGTCCGGGTGTCGATGGGCAAAAATGTCAGGGCCAGCATCGCCGCCGCGCAGATCAGCCAGAGCAGGAAGCGGACCAAAAACACCATTGTCTAATCCTCGAAATCCCGGTCAAAGGGGACGCGTTGCGGCCACCGCGATGCAGCGGATTTTTCGCTTATGGCCACCAAGCTCATGGGCGCCATCCAGTTCATGGGCATTGTCCAGCTTGGGTTGCCCCAGATTGGGCCGAGCCAGATTGGGCCGAGTTTGCGCCAATGCATGCGGGCGATGGCACGACAGAACCGGGTCTTGCGGTCTGTGCGGACGGGCTTGTCGCGCCCGATCGGGCGGGCGACGGTACTGTTCCATGGGAGGCGCCGATCTGGCCGGGTGACGGAACGATCGTGCCTTGCGCACCCGCCGGTAATGGCCGTGGATTGGATGTCACCGAACCAGGAGCAGTAGACTGTGATGTCGCCGCGTTCGTCTGGGCCGGACGCGCGGCGCGGGGCTCGGTGGGATGTTGAGCCGGAGTGACAGCTAAGGCCGCCGGGACTGGCAGAATGGGGGTTGCCGGAGGATAGATCGGTGCGCTGCTACCGCCCAGGCGGGTGTCGAGCGGGGGAGGGCCGCCGTAAGGGTTCCAGCCGGGACTGTCGACGGTGCCAGCAAGGGTAAATCCATACATCAGCGATAGAAGCTGCTGTTCGCTTGCCAGCCTGTCGCAAAGCCGCATGCGGATCTGAACGGTTCCGCCATCGACGAAGGGGCCACGCTGGCCCTGCCGGGCGCGCAATTGCTGCCAGGCATAAAGGCAGAGGTCGTTGCCGCTGGAGCGGCCCACCGCATAGCCGAAAGGCCCAAAATCATTCTGCACCACGTAGGATGCGCGGGTCATGGCGAGGCCCGGCAGGGTGCCGCGCATTTCCGAATTGATCCGGGCGTCGGTCAATGAGGCCGAGGAGAGGGCATTATCGCCGTAGCGATTGGGATTTTCCGTTCCGTAAAACCGCACCTGCACGACATTTTGTCCCGGAACCGTCGAATTGGTCGACAGGGCAATTTCCTGCTGCACCGCATTGCTGAAGCGCTTTTGCGTGACGCCGACGATGGAAAAGTCGCCCGGCGGTGGTAAAAGCATGGCCTGGTCTGCGGAGAGCGCCCGCGTTTCGTCGTTCAGCCGCACCGGATTGCCGGCACAGGCGGACAAAAGGGCCACAAGAATAAGAGCGGGCGAGCAGACTATGCCCCGCACCAGTCCCGCTAGAATCGGTCGGTCTAGAATCATAGCCTCGTCATACGCCAGAAACTGCACTGACGAAATTTAAAACCTTTCAAAGTGCAAGACTTCCCTCCCGATCCGATCAAAATAAACCATTTCTTTACCCTAACAGTTAAAAGTCAGATCTTATTGGCTTTGCATTTCGGCCGATAATGCGGACGGAGTTCTCATGCGTACATCACTCATAGCGCTTATAGCGATTGCGGCCGGAGCCGTGGGTGCCGTGGGCGTTCTTCCGGGCCATGAGGATCTCGCGACGGTTTCGAAAAATTCGCAGGCCTCCGGCCAGGATGTCCGTGAGGGCGAGGAGGCTGGCGAGCAGGTGCCGTCTGGAAAATCCGAGCGTCTGCCAGCACCCCGGGCCATGCCCGTGCAACTGCTGGCAGAGGCGGGCACGCCCGACCCGTCAGCACCCACCCGACCCAGTTCGCCGCTTGTCCCTGTTGCCGGGGAACAGTCTGCCGCACCGGTAAAGCCTACCGAGGGTGGAGGGTCTGGAGAAACCAGCCGCCCATCGGTTGATGCCAGCCGCCCCTCGGTCGATGAAAGTGCGTTGCGTTATTTTGCCGCCCGTGGTGATACGGTTCGGTTGCAGGCTGAGATTTCTCGCCTGCGCATGCTTTATCCCGGCTGGCAGCCGCCGGAAAATCCAATGTCCATCGCAACCGGGGTCGATAGCTTCGTCCAGTCGCTCTGGCAGACCTATGCGGACGGGCGTTATGATGAGGTGCGCAAAGCCATTGCCGGACGCCAGCAGAGTGAACCCGGTTGGATGCCACCGGAGGAATTGCTGGGAAGTCTGAGGCTTGCCGAAGCCCGCCAAAGCCTGGTCAAGGCATCCGATGACAAGCGTTATGACAGTGTTATCTCACTGGCGTCAGGGGCGCCGGAACTGCTGACCTGTACGGAGGTCGATGTTTTATGGCGTGTTGCCGAGGCTTTCGCCAGGACGAGCAAGCCGGAACGCGCCCGCGATGTCTATACCTATGTGCTGAAAACCTGCCGGACCCCACAATTGCGGCTGGCATCCATGCAGAAGGCAAGCACTCTGTTGCAGCCCGCTCTGCTCGAAGATTTGTTGAAGCTCGAACAGCCCAGTGCTGACGGGCAACCGGAATTCGACGGCATTCGTGACGATATTGCCCGCCAGATCGTGGCGCGCGCCGGACAGGATGCCGGGATTGCCGTGCAGGGCGTTGAGCTGGAGCGGTTGGAAAAGGCTGCCGAACGCGAAGGAAAAGCCAGCGATGCCCTGCTGCTCGGCTGGTATCATTACCGCCGCAACGACATGGCCACCGCGAAAGAGTGGTTTGACCGCTCCTACGCAAAAGAACCAAATGCCTCGGCGGCTCAAGGGTTGGCCCTGACGCAGGTGGCGCTTGGCACACCGGGCGAAGCGGAAAAGACCATGTTCCGCTTTTACGGCACCGATCAGCAGGCGAGGGCTGTCTATCTTTCGGCGGTTGCCGCATTGCTGTCGCAGGATCCGCCAAAGGTCATCGACAATGGCGTGCTGTCCCGCATGGCGCCAGTCGTTATCGCAGCCCGCAATTCGGCGGCAGCCGAGCAGTTCGGCTGGTATGCGCGCGCGTTGCAACAGATGTCGACGGCGGCGGACTGGTTTCGGCTGGTTTTGTCCTGGGATGCCACCTATGAACCTGCGGCCTATGGTCTGGCCCTGTCCCTCGACACTTTGGGCGACAAGACCGGCGTGGCGCAGATCAAGGCCAAATGGGCCGGCCAGTCCGACCGGATCGTCGCAGTCGGTGAAGTCAGGTCTTCCAAAGACAGGCTTGCGGTAAAACAAGCGGTGCGGTCTGCCGACCGATCGGCTGTTGCCGAGACGGGAAGCTCCGCGTCCGGGATTGTCAGCCAGACACGCTCAAGACCGACCATGGTTGGCTTGCAGCAAGAAACCGGAACCAGGCGCTCTGGCTGCTCATCAACCCTTCCTGCCGGGCAATTGTCGCCGTCAGAGGCTTTGATGCGCGGCTGGTGCCTGATGGATCTCAAGCGTCCGATGGAGGCGGTCGAGGCGTTCGACAGGGCATTCAGCGGCGGTGACCTGCCGCTTCGCCAGGATGCCGCCTATGGCAAGAGCCTGGCGCTTTTGCGGTTGAAGTTGACCGATAAAGCTGCCGCTGCCGCCGCGTCCGTGCCGCTTGGCAAGGAACGGGCGCGTGAGCTGCAATTGGCAATTCTGGCTGATCGCGCTGTGGGCGCGTTCCAGCTTGGCCGTGCCCGTGAGGCGCTGATTGCGCTCGACCAGCGCGCGCGCCTGATGCCGGAACCGCAGGATCTGCTTTTGCTGCGGGGCTATGCCTATCAGAAGCTCGGTTATGTCGGCGAGGCGCGCCAGATCTTCCAGACACTATCAGATGTCGGCAATACATCCGCTCTCAAGGCCTTGGCCGATATCCGCGCCAATGATCCCGGCGAACCGCATGGCTGATAGAATGACTGGATTCTTTCAGCGTCTTGGGGATTGGGATGCCTGAGAATCTGTTCCGCTTCCGCTGAAAAGGCAAACGAAAGCAAGAGCCTCTCGGGTTCAATCTGAACCTGACAAACTCTAGTCTCCGGTTTCCTGGATTGTGGTGAGCGGTGCATGGAACGTTGCCGTCAGGCCGGACGGGCGATAGTCCTTATGGGCATTGCCTGTTCCAGCCAGTCCCATGCGGATCAGGCGTGAGCCGAAGCCTTTGCGGGTCGGTTCGCTCACGGTCGGTCCACCGCTTTCCGTCCATGTCATCGACAGGGTCGGAATGGCGTCGTTGTCGGCGATCCACCATTTGACGGAAACGCGGCCGCTAGCGTTGGAAAGCGCACCATATTTGAGGGCATTGGTCGCCAGTTCATGCAGCAGCAAAGATAGCGACAGACCGGCCTTCGGGCCAAGCGCCAGATCGGGACCATCCACGTAAATACGGTCGCCGTCGGCATGCAAGGCCAGCACTTTCTCGATCACATCGCGCATTTTCGCCGCCGACCAGTTTTGCCGCAGAAGAACGTCATGGGCGGCGCCCAGGGCATGCAGACGGGCCAGGAAGGCGTTGACGGCTTCCTTTTCCGAGACGTCCTTCAATGTCTGCCCGGCAATGGCCTGGACCATGGCCAGCGTATTTTTCAGCCGGTGGCTCAGTTCGTGGTTGAGAAGTTCCTGTTCTTCCTCGGCCTGAACCTTGGCAAGGGCTGCATAGGTTCTGTCGGCAATGCCGCGCGTAAAGTCCAGTTCATCCTGGCTCCATGTCCGGGGCTTGTCGTCATGGGCAAAGAGAATACCGACCAGGTTTCCGCCTTTGAGGATCGGTACCTTGATGAGCGACGAAACCCCGATGGAGGCATAGGCATCCTTTTCTGTGGTCGGCCATTTGCTTGAGGCGACGTTGGGGATCGACAATGTCTCTCCCTTGCGCAGGTGCTCAATCGTTTCTGAAAATCTCTCGAGAGAATGGCGCCCCGCCAGTGAGACCGTGCCATGGGATGCCCAGTCGAAGGCGACCGCAAAGCTATTGTCGGTCCGATCCACCACGGCATAGCCTGCGCGGGCAACGCCAAGACCGTCCGACAGGATGGCGGCGGCGCTTTGGGTGATCTCTTCCACAGTGCTGGCGGCGCGAAGTTCGTCTCCCAGCTTTAACAGTGCAGCCTTTTTCGCTTCTTTCAGCTTGGCATCGGTGGTGTCGAAGACCACGCCGACCATGCGGGTGATCTCGCCTTTTTCGTTGTGAACGAAGCGCGCCCGCCGCGAAATCCAGCGCAATTCATCATCGTCGGCGCGGATGATCCGATAATCCACGTCAGGGCTGGCCGAACCCTCTCGCCGTGTGACCGGGTTTGAGCGCAGGCCACGATCGTCCTCATGCACCAGATCCTCAATCGCCGAAGCCGGATAGGACGTCTGCACGGGAATGCCGAAGACCCGACAGAATTCGCTGGAAACCGTCATGGTATTGGTAGCGATGTCCAATTCGAACGTGCCGACCCGGCCGGCCGCCTGGGCGCTTCGCGAGCGCTCGTCCTGTTGTTCCATGGCCGTGACGCGTGCCAGCCTGCGCTCGCTCAATCGGCGCTGTACCTCCGCCTCACGCGCTTTTTCCTTCAGCGCCTTGCGTAATTCCAGCTGCACCATCACCTGTCGGGCAAGAACCTTCAACGTGTCCTGTTGAAGCTCATCCAGCTGCTTGGGTTCGAAACCCAGCACGCAGACGGTGCCGATGGGTAAATTATCAGCGGTTTTCAGGACGGCTCCGGCATAAAACCGCAGATGGGGTTCGCCGGTGACCAGCGGATTGCGATTGAACCGGCTGTCTTGACTTGCATCCGGTATCATCAGGAAATCGTCTTCCAGAATAGCCTTGGCGCAGAAGGAACTGTCGAACGGTGTCTCGCGCACGCCAAGACCGACTTCCGCCTTGAAGAATTGCCTGCTGTCATCGATCAGATTGACGACGGCGATCGGCGTCGCGCAGATCCGCGAGGCGAGGGCGGCAATATCGTCAAAATCCTTCTCGCGCGGCGTGTCAAGCACGTCATAGGCCCTGAGTGCCTCAAGGCGCCGTCTCTCCCGCTGCTCGGCCTGGTCGTCGTTTAATGATTGGCGCATGAATCTTGTTCTGTCGTGCCGGTTCAAACTCTGGACCGGGCGGGATTTGCCGAGAGGGTTGCATTTTTTAAAGTGAAGATGCGCTCGCACCTTCGTTACCGAGAAATTCTTGTCCATTCCATCCGGGGGGACAAAGCAGGATGTGAATATGCGGAGAGGGTAAACTTTCCATGACGTTTGCCCGCTGGGCTGGAGATTCACTGGTTTATAAGGGCATTATCTGGGCATTTTTTATAGAATTTGCAAGATTGGAAATGCAGGTCCTTTTGCGGTGCTTTCTGCGATGTCAGAACATCAATTTTATTTTTAACAGATGGAACATATAGGATTTCTTCTCGTTTCGCGTTCCTAACGACAACAGGAAGTTTTATGACCGACAGCTCAGCTAGACGCGGTGCCGAGGCCGCCGGGCGCAGACTTCTGGCAGAGCATGCATCGGAAGATCCATTTGCCGCCGCCTTCAAGGCGACCCGCATGCCGATGATCATTACCGATCCCAGGCAGGCCGACAATCCGATCATCTTTGCCAATAATGCCTTTTGCGAGCTGACGGGCTATGCTTCCGACGATCTGATCGGCAAAAATTGCCGCTTCCTGCAAGGCCCTGACAGCGACCCGAAAGCTGTGTTGCAGATCCGCAAGGCGATAGAGGCCGAGCGGGACGTATCGGTCAATATTTTGAACTACCGTAAGGACGGCACGACGTTCTGGAATGCATTGTTCATCAGCCCAGTGCGCGATATCCAGGGCGAAGTGATTTATTTCTTTGCCTCGCAACTCGATTTTACCGATGTCAAAAGCAAGGAAGTGCAGCTGGCCTCGGCAAAATCGCAGGCGGAAGCAGCGGTCGCCCAGCGTACGCAGGATCTTGTCGATGCTCTGGAGGCAAAAACCACGCTCGTCCATGAGGTCGATCACCGCGTCAAGAACAATCTCCTGACGATTGCCTCTATCGTCAAGTTGCAGGCGCGGATGACCAGGGACGATACGGTGCGCCATACCTTGCGCTCTGTGCTTAATCGCGTCGAAGCGCTGAGCACGGTACAGAGAAAGCTGTTTACCTCGAGCGATGTCGGGCGTTTCGATGTGGCGGATTTTGCCCGCGAACTGGTGATTGACATTGTCAACGCGCTGAAACGGGGCGATATCAATATCACCATGGATCTTTCCCCGGTCTTTGTTCCCGCCGTGAAAGCGTCGCCACTGGCGCTGATTGTCAATGAGCTGATTGGGGATGCGGTGCGCCGCGGCCTGAGCGATGGCGGCGGCGAAATCCACCTGACCGTTAACCGGCCAAACGGTCATTTCGTGATTGAAGTGCGCGATACCGCTGATCCGGTGCCGGTCAATAGCGAGGATGACGACTTCGGGCGCCTGATGCTGGAAACCTGCATTCGCCAGGTTGATGCCAAACTTGAACGCAAGACTGAGGGCCGCCAGACCATCGTGCGGGTCACCCTGATGGTTGATAGCTGATCTGGAGCATAAAATTGGACATCATGATCGTCGAAGACGAGACCCTGCTTGCGCTTGAACTTGAAGCGGAAGTGGAGGCAGCTGGCCACACTGTCGTCGGACAGGCGATGAGCCGTGCTGAGGCTATTGAAATCATCGACCGGGAAAAACCGGACTTCGCCTTTGTCGACGTTCATCTTCTCGATGGGCCAACCGGGATCGAGGTTGGGCGGCATCTGACTGAGCGGGGTATTCCCTATGTTTTCGTCACGGGCAATCTTCGGCGGATACCGCCGGATTTCGTCGGTGCGGTGGGTGCTATTGAAAAGCCCTATACCATGAATGGCTTGCAGAACGCCCTGGATTATATCGGCAAGCGGCTGCGGGGCGAGGCTAACGTGCAGGCCCCGCCAAGCCTGGTGGTGGCGCCGGAGACCCAGCACGGTTGAGGGCATCGACCTCAAATCCGCGTCGCGGGCTTGAGGTCGTCAGGCCAAATGCCAATGTCATAATGCCAGCGTCGTGGTGACACCTGGCTGGTATCAGACGCTGACGCGACGGCCTTCCTTATCGGCATTCTTGCGGTCGGCGCCGTGTTTTTCGATAATGGTGCGGGCATCCTCGACCGATATCCGGTGCTTCTTGGCAAAGGAAACAGGCTCGTAAGGCTGTTGCGCGGTCGTTTCGTTGGTTTTCTTCTCAGCCATGATGGGTGTCCGATCTTGCTTGCTCCGGCGCAATGCCAGAGTGTGGGTTGAAATCTGTGACATTCTGAAGAGGGAGAATGTGGGCGTCTGGACCGAGAGACCGGCAGTGTGGCGGTCATGGTCGGTATTTTACCCCGATGGGCTGTATATGGCGATGAATGTCGCGAACTTCAATGTTGAGATGCGTCTAAGCGGGCCAATAGAGCATTTTTGCATGTCCCGGTACCGCGGAAATGGCTTATTTTCCTTTGCGCGGGATTTTATTGCCACGTGGCCCGGTTGTCACCGGCGTCCTCTTGCGGCTTTCCGTTAGAAGGATACGCCAGCGCTCCAGGCGTTCAGGTGCCAGTTCGCCCTTGGCAATGGCCGCCTGCACGGCGCAGCCGGGCTCATGGGCATGGGTGCAGTCGCGAAAACGGCATTGCGGCGCAAGTTCGGTAATTTCGCTGAACAAGGTATCGAGCCCATCCGTCACGTCGCTGACATAGAGCGTGCGAATTCCCGGCGTGTCGATGACCCAGCCGCCACCGCTGATGGCATGCAGAGATCGCGCCGTCGTTGTATGACGTCCCTTGGCATCGTGCTCGCGGATGCCGCCAGTTTTCTGGGGCAGGCCCGTTTCCGAACCGGCTCCCGTCTCCAAACCCGCCAAAGTGTTGACCAGCGTCGATTTTCCAACCCCCGACGAGCCGACAAGGGCGACTGTCTCGCCGATGCCGCACCAGGGCGCAAGCGCTGCTGCGGCATCCGGGGCGCGGGCATTGACCGTGACCACGGGCAGGTCGCGTTGCAGGCCTGCTGCCTCATCAACGAACCTTTGAGCATCGTCAACCGTATCGGCCTTGGTCAAAACCAGGACCGGATTGGCGCCGGACTGGTTGGCCATGACCAGATAGCGCTCCAGCCGGGCCGGATTGAAATCTGCATTGCAGGACGTGACGATAAACAGCGTATCGACATTGGCAGCGGCAAGCTGTTGGCCGTTGCGGCCTTCCGTGCGCCGCTGCAAGACGGTTTTACGCTCCAGCCGGCGGACAAATTCCCCGGTTACCGGATTGGCAAGCACCCAGTCTCCCACCGCGAAATCGGCTGTATTGCTGTGGTGAGGCAGTCCGAGATCACCGTGTCCGTCAGCATGGATCGCTTCAACCCGCGCGCGGTGAACGGAGGCGATACGCCAGGGCGTCAGTGCCGATTCATCCTGGCCGATCTGGTCTGCAAAAAACTCCGACCAGCCGAGCGTTGCAAGCAAGGGGGCGGTCAAAATGCGATACCGCAGCGGGCTGGAGCGATCATCTTGCTTGCTTTCTATCAACGAGTGCCGGGCTATCAACGTTGTCTGAAGACTACATAAGGCGATGTCGGACGCGGGGGAAGAGCAAAAAAATGCCTGAAAATTCTAAGGCAAAAATTCCCCGAAACCGAAGCGAATTTTGCGGTAAAATACCATGGCTGACAGCGAAATTTCCTCCTCCTTTACGACAGGTGAGAAAAGCCTGAACAGGTGGGACGACATTGATTGACAGAGGTAGTTTAGCATGTCACGAAATCCTATGATCAGTCGCCCCCTGCGTAACGTTTCGCTCACCCCCGAACTCGAGGGTTTCATTCATGCCAGCCTTGCGTGCGGCGACTATGCCAACGCAAACGACATGGTGTGCGCAGCCCTTAACGGGCTGCGCAACGCGGGCTTGCCCACCGGCAGGCAAGATCTCGGCATGCAAGACGTGGAATGGCCAAAAGGTGGCGGCAATTGCGGCGATCTGATCCGGGGGCGGGATTGGCGCAATTCCAGCCTCGGGGCGGTTTGTCAATGGTCGGGAGAATTGCGGGGGACGGTCGCCAATGTGGTCAATTCACCGGTTGCGACTGTATTGATGTGGGGAAAAGACCACATCATGATTTATAACGATGCCTATAGTGTCATTGCTGCGGATCGCCACCCGATAGCGCTCGGCATGCCTGTTGCCACCGCCTTCCCGGAAGTCTGGGATTGGAACCGTGGTATTCTGGAAGCCGGTTTCAGGGGCGAAACGGTGGTGTATCGGGATCAGCCGATTGTGCTGAATCGCCGGTCGGGACCGGAAAGACTGTTTCTCGATCTTTTCTATACTCCGGTGTACGATGCCGACGCCAAGGTCGGTGGCGTGATGTGTACGATTGTCGATAACAGCGCGCGTCTGTCGGTAGAGAGGCGGCTGGCTGAGCGCGAGGCGGAGTTGAGGCGGGTTACGGATGCCGTGCCCATGTTGATTTCCTATGTCGACCGGGATCACATCTATCGTTTCGTCAATGCCACCTATCAAGACTGGTTCGGTATTGCGCCTGAACGGGTGGTTGGGCGTCATGTGCGCGAACTGCTTGGCGATTTGTCCTATACCAACCGCCGCTCCTCTATTGAACGTGGCCTTGCGGGTGAAAGCTTCACCTCGGAAGCGACAATTATTCGCAACGGCGCGGAGCATCGGCTGGAAATCCGCTATATCCCGCATGTCGAGGCGGATGGTTCGATCCCGGGGGTTCATATCCTGTGCATCGATATGCAGGAGCATGCGAGACGCGAAGCGGCCCTGATTATCAGCAATCGCCGGTTTCGCACCGCCATGGACGCTGTCCATGGGGTATTGTGGACCAATGGCCGTGACGGTCGAATGGAGGGAGAACAGGCCGGCTGGTCGGCGCTGACCGGCCAGACCATGGCCGAATACCAGGGCTATGGCTGGTCCGATGCCGTCCATCCGGACGATGTTACCGCCACCATTGGCGCCTGGCGGGCGGCGGTCGACAGTAAAACCATGTTTATCCATGAGCACCGTGTCCGACGGGCCGATGGCGTCTGGCGCCAGTTTGCCATCCGGGCGCTGCCGCTTCTGGACAATGCGGGTGAAATCATCGAATGGGTCGGCGTTCACACCGATATTACCCACCAGCGGGCCGCTGAAGCGACCTTGCGTCAGCAGGCCGAGACCCTGGCGCGGCAGGTGCGCTACCGCGAACTGGC
This portion of the Allorhizobium ampelinum S4 genome encodes:
- the bcsA gene encoding UDP-forming cellulose synthase catalytic subunit; this translates as MVFLVRFLLWLICAAAMLALTFLPIDTRTQLVTTFIILIIVSVMRMMRIEGRGRIVFLSLSTAIVLRYVYWRTSSTLPPVNQLENFIPGLLVYLAEMYSVLMLFLSLFVVSMPLPPRKPFRTLAAEELPIVDIFVPSYNEDEALLANTLAAARNLDYPTDRFTVWLLDDGSTEQKRQSTDLLAAKFAEQRHQALQALCSQLGVRYLTRERNEHAKAGNLNNGLDHSSGELVAVFDADHAPARSFLKETVGYFGEDPRLFLVQTPHFFINPDPVERNLNTFNKMPSENEMFYGIIQRGLDKWNAAFFCGSAAVLRREALLETKGFSGLSITEDCETALELHSRGWNSIFVDMPLIAGLQPATFASFIGQRSRWAQGMMQIMLFRFPPLKRGLTLPQRLCYMSSTMFWLFPFPRAIFLMAPLFYLFFDLQIFMGSGGEFMAYTLSYMLVNLMVQNYLYGSFRWPWISELYEYVQSIHLLPAILSVMWDPRRPTFKVTAKDESVTESRLSEISRPFFLIFFILLLAFAVTVYRLYSDPYRFDVTLVVGGWNLVNLIMAGCALGVVSERGERQSSRRVQVSRRCEFSVGGKTYPAMIDDVSVNGASLQIFTRDREIFKRDTLAAVTFQPHGTNQWAELPVNIRHFQFNGDIVSIGCRYLPETVRHHEFIADLIFANAQQWSLFQQSRRRNPGLLGGAWMFLRLSLTQTLRGLHYLLLLLSSKAKNDAKQEGEQ
- the bcsN gene encoding cellulose biosynthesis protein BcsN, yielding MILDRPILAGLVRGIVCSPALILVALLSACAGNPVRLNDETRALSADQAMLLPPPGDFSIVGVTQKRFSNAVQQEIALSTNSTVPGQNVVQVRFYGTENPNRYGDNALSSASLTDARINSEMRGTLPGLAMTRASYVVQNDFGPFGYAVGRSSGNDLCLYAWQQLRARQGQRGPFVDGGTVQIRMRLCDRLASEQQLLSLMYGFTLAGTVDSPGWNPYGGPPPLDTRLGGSSAPIYPPATPILPVPAALAVTPAQHPTEPRAARPAQTNAATSQSTAPGSVTSNPRPLPAGAQGTIVPSPGQIGASHGTVPSPARSGATSPSAQTARPGSVVPSPACIGANSAQSGSAQSGATQAGQCP
- a CDS encoding tetratricopeptide repeat protein, producing the protein MRTSLIALIAIAAGAVGAVGVLPGHEDLATVSKNSQASGQDVREGEEAGEQVPSGKSERLPAPRAMPVQLLAEAGTPDPSAPTRPSSPLVPVAGEQSAAPVKPTEGGGSGETSRPSVDASRPSVDESALRYFAARGDTVRLQAEISRLRMLYPGWQPPENPMSIATGVDSFVQSLWQTYADGRYDEVRKAIAGRQQSEPGWMPPEELLGSLRLAEARQSLVKASDDKRYDSVISLASGAPELLTCTEVDVLWRVAEAFARTSKPERARDVYTYVLKTCRTPQLRLASMQKASTLLQPALLEDLLKLEQPSADGQPEFDGIRDDIARQIVARAGQDAGIAVQGVELERLEKAAEREGKASDALLLGWYHYRRNDMATAKEWFDRSYAKEPNASAAQGLALTQVALGTPGEAEKTMFRFYGTDQQARAVYLSAVAALLSQDPPKVIDNGVLSRMAPVVIAARNSAAAEQFGWYARALQQMSTAADWFRLVLSWDATYEPAAYGLALSLDTLGDKTGVAQIKAKWAGQSDRIVAVGEVRSSKDRLAVKQAVRSADRSAVAETGSSASGIVSQTRSRPTMVGLQQETGTRRSGCSSTLPAGQLSPSEALMRGWCLMDLKRPMEAVEAFDRAFSGGDLPLRQDAAYGKSLALLRLKLTDKAAAAAASVPLGKERARELQLAILADRAVGAFQLGRAREALIALDQRARLMPEPQDLLLLRGYAYQKLGYVGEARQIFQTLSDVGNTSALKALADIRANDPGEPHG
- a CDS encoding GAF domain-containing protein codes for the protein MRQSLNDDQAEQRERRRLEALRAYDVLDTPREKDFDDIAALASRICATPIAVVNLIDDSRQFFKAEVGLGVRETPFDSSFCAKAILEDDFLMIPDASQDSRFNRNPLVTGEPHLRFYAGAVLKTADNLPIGTVCVLGFEPKQLDELQQDTLKVLARQVMVQLELRKALKEKAREAEVQRRLSERRLARVTAMEQQDERSRSAQAAGRVGTFELDIATNTMTVSSEFCRVFGIPVQTSYPASAIEDLVHEDDRGLRSNPVTRREGSASPDVDYRIIRADDDELRWISRRARFVHNEKGEITRMVGVVFDTTDAKLKEAKKAALLKLGDELRAASTVEEITQSAAAILSDGLGVARAGYAVVDRTDNSFAVAFDWASHGTVSLAGRHSLERFSETIEHLRKGETLSIPNVASSKWPTTEKDAYASIGVSSLIKVPILKGGNLVGILFAHDDKPRTWSQDELDFTRGIADRTYAALAKVQAEEEQELLNHELSHRLKNTLAMVQAIAGQTLKDVSEKEAVNAFLARLHALGAAHDVLLRQNWSAAKMRDVIEKVLALHADGDRIYVDGPDLALGPKAGLSLSLLLHELATNALKYGALSNASGRVSVKWWIADNDAIPTLSMTWTESGGPTVSEPTRKGFGSRLIRMGLAGTGNAHKDYRPSGLTATFHAPLTTIQETGD
- a CDS encoding PAS domain-containing protein; translation: MTDSSARRGAEAAGRRLLAEHASEDPFAAAFKATRMPMIITDPRQADNPIIFANNAFCELTGYASDDLIGKNCRFLQGPDSDPKAVLQIRKAIEAERDVSVNILNYRKDGTTFWNALFISPVRDIQGEVIYFFASQLDFTDVKSKEVQLASAKSQAEAAVAQRTQDLVDALEAKTTLVHEVDHRVKNNLLTIASIVKLQARMTRDDTVRHTLRSVLNRVEALSTVQRKLFTSSDVGRFDVADFARELVIDIVNALKRGDINITMDLSPVFVPAVKASPLALIVNELIGDAVRRGLSDGGGEIHLTVNRPNGHFVIEVRDTADPVPVNSEDDDFGRLMLETCIRQVDAKLERKTEGRQTIVRVTLMVDS
- a CDS encoding response regulator — encoded protein: MDIMIVEDETLLALELEAEVEAAGHTVVGQAMSRAEAIEIIDREKPDFAFVDVHLLDGPTGIEVGRHLTERGIPYVFVTGNLRRIPPDFVGAVGAIEKPYTMNGLQNALDYIGKRLRGEANVQAPPSLVVAPETQHG